AAGTACCGCGGGAGCGGAGTGAAATAGTACCTGAAACCGTGTGCCTACAAGCCGTGGGAGCGTCGCGCAAGGAACTTGTTCCTTGCGTCGTGACTGCGTGCCTTTTGAAGAATGAGCCTGCGAGTTTGCGGTGTGTTGCGAGGTTAACCCGTGTGGGGAAGCCGTAGCGAAAGCGAGTCCGAACAGGGCGATTCAGTAGCGCGCTCAAGACCCGAAGCGGAGTGATCTAGCCATGGGCAGGTTGAAGCGGCTGTAAGAGGTCGTGGAGGACCGAACCCACCAGGGTTGAAAACCTGGGGGATGACCTGTGGTTAGGGGTGAAAGGCCAATCAAACTCCGTGATAGCTGGTTCTCCCCGAAATGCATTTAGGTGCAGCGTCGTGTGTTTCTTGCCGGAGGTAGAGCACTGGATAGGCGATGGGCCCTACCGGGTTACTGACCTTAGCCAAACTCCGAATGCCGGTAAGTGAGAGCACGGCAGTGAGACTGTGGGGGATAAGCTCCATGGTCGAGAGGGAAACAGCCCAGAGCATCGACTAAGGCCCCTAAGCGTACGCTAAGTGGGAAAGGATGTGGAGTCGCAGAGACAACCAGGAGGTTGGCTTAGAAGCAGCCACCCTTGAAAGAGTGCGTAATAGCTCACTGGTCAAGTGATTCCGCGCCGACAATGTAGCGGGGCTCAAGCGTACCGCCGAAGTCGTGTCATTCGTACACATAGCCCCAACGGGCGTGCGGATGGGTAGGGGAGCGTCGTGTGCCGGGTGAAGCCTCCGCGGAAGCGAGGGGTGGACGGTTCACGAGTGAGAATGCAGGCATGAGTAGCGATACACACGTGGGAAACGTGTGCGCCGATTGACTAAGGGTTCCTGGGTCAAGCTGATCTGCCCAGGGTAAGTCGGGACCTAAGGCGAGGCCGACAGGCGTAGTCGATGGACAACCGGTTGATATTCCGGTACCCGCTTTGAAACGCCCAGTATCGAATCAGGCGATGCTAAGACCGTGAAGCCGTCCTGGAGCCTTCGGGCAAAGGGAAGTGGTGGAGCCGTCGGACCAGACTTGTAGTAGGTAAGCGATGGGGTGACGCAGGAAGGTAGTCCAGCCCGGGCGGTGGTTGTCCCGGGGTAAGGGTGTAGCCCGAGAGATAGGCAAATCCGTCTCTCATACAGGGTGAGACCTGATGCCGAGCCGATTGTGGTGAAGTGGATGATCCTATGCTGTCGAGAAAAGCCTCTAGCGAGTTTCATGGCGGCCCGTACCCTAAACCGACTCAGGTAGTCAGGTAGAGAATACCGAGGCGTTCGGGTGAACTATGGTTAAGGAACTCGGCAAAATGCCCCCGTAACTTCGGGAGAAGGGGGGCCATTTCCGGTGATCACTCTTGCAGTGTGAGCTGGGGGTGGCCGCAGAGACCAGCGAGAAGCGACTGTTTACTAAAAACACAGGTCCGTGCGAAGCCGTAAGGCGATGTATACGGACTGACGCCTGCCCGGTGCTGGAACGTTAAGGGGACCGGTTAGTCACATTTCGGTGTGGCGAAGCTGAGAACTTAAGCGCCAGTAAACGGCGGTGGTAACTATAACCATCCTAAGGTAGCGAAATTCCTTGTCGGGTAAGTTCCGACCTGCACGAATGGCGTAACGACTTCTCGACTGTCTCAACCATAGGCCCGGTGAAATTGCACTACGAGTAAAGATGCTCGTTTCGCGCAGCAGGACGGAAAGACCCCGGGACCTTTACTACAGTTTGATATTGGTGTTCGGTTCGGCTTGTGTAGGATAGGTGGGAGACTTTGAAGCTTGGACGCCAGTTCAGGTGGAGTCGTCGTTGAAATACCACTCTGGTCGTGCTGGATGTCTAACCTGGGTCCGTGATCCGGATCAGGGACAGTGTCTGATGGGTAGTTTAACTGGGGCGGTTGCCTCCTAAAGAGTAACGGAGGCGCCCAAAGGTTCCCTCAGCCTGGTTGGTAATCAGGTGTTGAGTGTAAGTGCACAAGGGAGCTTGACTGTGAGACCGACGGGTCGAGCAGGGACGAAAGTCGGGACTAGTGATCCGGCGGTGGCTTGTGGAAGCGCCGTCGCTCAACGGATAAAAGGTACCCCGGGGATAACAGGCTGATCTTCCCCAAGAGTCCATATCGACGGGATGGTTTGGCACCTCGATGTCGGCTCGTCGCATCCTGGGGCTGGAGTCGGTCCCAAGGGTTGGGCTGTTCGCCCATTAAAGCGGTACGCGAGCTGGGTTTAGAACGTCGTGAGACAGTTCGGTCCCTATCCGCTGCGCGCGCAGGAGTCTTGAGAAGGGCTGTCCCTAGTACGAGAGGACCGGGACGGACGAACCTCTGGTGTGCCAGTTGTCCTGCCAAGGGCATGGCTGGTTGGCTACGTTCGGGAGGGATAACCGCTGAAAGCATCTAAGCGGGAAGCCTGCTTCGAGATGAGGACTCCCACCCACTTGATGGGGTAAGGCTCCCAGTAGACGACTGGGTTGATAGGCCGGATATGGAAGCACCGTGAGGTGTGGAGTTGACCGGTACTAATAGGCCGAGGGCTTGTCCTCAGTTGCTCGCGTCCACTGTGTTAGTTCTGAGACAACGAACAATTCCGTGTGGTCATCCGGTTTGTTCAACAGTTTCATAGTGTTTCGGTGGTCATTGCGTTAGGGAAACGCCCGGTTACATTCCGAACCCGGAAGCTAAGCCTTTCAGCGCCGATGGTACTGCAGGGGGGACCCTGTGGGAGAGTAGGACGCCGCCGAACAATCTTTAGTCGGGAATGCCCCGCACCTTTTGGTGCGGGGCATTCCTGCGTTCAAGACCCTTTTCTACGACGGACTGACCAGCTTCGCCTCGTACGCCAGGATCACCGCCTGGACGCGGTCGCGTGAGCCTGTCTTCGCGAGTACGCGGCCCACGTGCGTCTTCACCGTCGATTCCGCGAGGTGGAATCGGGAGGCGATCTCGGCGTTCGTCCAGCCCTGGCCGATGACGGTGAGGATTTCCCGTTCCCGTTCGGTGAGCAGCGTGATGCCGGGGTGGGGTTCCTCGGGCGGCGTCGTCGTACGTTCGGCTGTGTCCGCGGTCGGGAGGCGGTGTGCGTACGCGTCCAGGAGCCGGCGGGTGAGGCTCGGTGCCACCACCGCGTCGCCGCTCGCGACCGCGCGGATGCCGGACAGCAGCTCCTCGGGGAGCGCGTCCTTGACGAGGAAGCCGCTGGCGCCGGCCCGGAGGCCCGCGTACGCGTACTCGTCCAGGTCGAATGTGGTCAGGATGAGCACCCTCGTACGGCTGCCGGCCGCGACGATACGGCGGGTCGCCTCTATGCCGTCCAGGCCCGGCATACGGACGTCCATCAGTACGACATCCGGGTGGAGTCGGGCGATCAGTCGGACGGCTTCGGCGCCGCCGCCCGCCTCGCCCACCAGGGTCATGTCGTCCTGGCTCTCCAGCAGCATCCGGAAGCCCAGGCGTTGCAAGGGCTGGTCGTCGGCGATCAGTACGGTCGTCACAGCCGCTGGTCCTCGTCGTTCGGCAGATACAGATGGACCCGCCAGCCGCCGTCGGGCGGCGGCAGCGGTCCGACGTCAAGTGTGCCCGCGTACAGGGCGGTTCGTTCCCGCATACCGGTGATGCCACGTCCCCCCGGGCCTGTTGGGGCCGTCGGTTTTCCGGTGTCGGTTATCTCCGCGGTGATGGCCTCGGGCGTGCGGCTGAGCGTGACCCTCGCCGTGGCGTCGGGGCCGCCGTGCTTGAGGGTGTTCGTGAGGGCTTCCTGGACGACGCGGTAGAGCGTGAGCTGGCATCCCGTCGGCGCGGTTTCGAGGTCGCCGGTGACCGTGACGTGCACCGGCAGGCCCGCCGCCCGCACGCCGTCGATCAGTTGGTCCAGTTCGCCGAGGCCGGGCTGTGGTGTCAGTTCGGCGGGGGTGGCGTGCGGAGCGTCGTTCTGGAGGATGCCGAGCAGCCGGCGCAGTTCCGTGAGTGCTTGGCGGCTGGTGGTGGCGATGGCGTCCAGGGCCTCGGTGGCGCGCTGCGGGTTCTTGCCCGCCGCGTACGAACCGCCGTCCGCGAGGCCCGTGATGACCGAGAGGTTGTGGCCGAGGATGTCGTGCATCTCGCGGGCGATCCGGGTGCGTTCAGCGGCGGCGGCGAGTTGGGCCTGCTGGTCGCGTTCGATCTCCAGCTGTCTCGCCCGCTCCCTCAGTGAGGCTGTGTACTCCTGTCTCGTACGCACCACGATCCCCAGCATCGCCACCACTGCGTAGCTCGTCAGGGACGACTGGAGGGGTACGGCCCAGCCGTCCTCCGGGAAGCGGGCCGCTCCCACGACGAGGGGAACGGCCAGCAGCACGGCGCTCAGGGCCAGTTGGCGCGTCGGCAGGCGCAGCGCGATGTTGAAGACGACGATCAGCTGGCAGAACGTGGCGATCTGGAGTCCGGCGCCCGACCACGCTTGCAGCAGGGCGAACGGCAAGGTCGCGAGCAGCATCGCCAGGGGACGCGTACGGCGGCTGGGAACGGTCAGCGGGAAGCCCACCGTGCAGACCGCCGCCGCCCACGTGGGTACGTCGGGGTTGGGCGCGACCGATCGCCAGCCGCCGCCGGCCAGGTCGACCGCGCCGGCGATCAGCAGGCACCCCGTCAGCAGCAGGTCCCAGACGATCGGATGCGACGCGTCGAAGCCGCTGATCCGCTGGGCCGCGCGGTTGATGAGCTGCGTGAGCGATCTGTTGCCGCCATCGACACCACCTTCGGTACCGCCGTCGTACATCCCGCTCACCCCCGCCCCCTCACCGCTACCCCCGCGCCGTCATTCCCCCCATCGTCATACATCGCGCCGCTTGAGCAGCCATCCCGCCGCTCCCAGCGCCGCCGCCGCCCAAAGGCACAGGGTGAGCAGGGCCGTCCCGTCCGACAGCCCTCCGTCGATCTGCCTCACCGCGCCCAGGGATTCGGAGGCGCGGGCCGGGAAGTACGCGACGGCGCTCCGCACGGCGTCGGACGGCACCGCCGACAGCACCTCCGGCAGGATGACGACGCCCGCGAAGAACGCGCCGATGGCTCCGGGTACGGAGCGGAGCAGCGCGCCGAGGCCGAGGCCCAGCACGCCGAGGAGCGTGAGGGCGACCGCCGTGCCCGCGACGGCGCGGGCGATGCCCGGATCGGTGAGCGAGGCACCCATGTCCGTGTCCGAGAGGAAGAGTTGGGCGAGCAGGAAGGTCGTGAAGACGGTGACCGTGCCGATGACGAGCGTCACGGCGGTGAAGACGGCGGCCTTGGCCCACAGCACGGGCAGCCGCTTGGGGACTGCGGTGAGCGAGGCGCGGATCATGCCGGTCGAGTACTCGCCCGCGCTGAACAGGACACCGAGCACCGTGAGGATGATCTGGCCGAACTGGATGCCGATCAGGGGCAGGACGACCGGATCGCCGACGCCTCCGGAGCCCCCGCCGTCCGGTTCGTGGCCGACGGCCATGACCAGACCGGTGCCGAGGACGAGCAGCGATGTCGCCGAGAGCGTGACCCAGGTGGAGCGCAGGGTCCAGAACTTGTGCCACTCAGAGCGCAGGACGCGGCCCGGTGTGACACCCGTGCGTGCGGGCCCGACGACCGTGGAGTCCGGGGTGATTCGCGCGGTGCTCATGCGGCCGCTCCTGTCAGTGCGTCGTGGCCGGCGCCCCCGGCCTGGTACTCGACCTCGTCGCGTGTCAGGTCCATGAATGCCTGCTCCAGCGAGGCGGTGCGCGGCGTCAGTTCGTACACGGGGACGGCGTGGGCGGCGGCGATACGGCCGATGTGCTCGCCGTCGACGCCCCGTACGTCCAGCTCGCCGGGGCCGGCGCCGGGTGCGATCTCGACGCCGGGGCCCGCGAGCAGCGCGGCGAGCGTGGCGGCGTCGGGGGAGACGACCCTCATGGCCGCGATGCCCGAGTCCCGTACGAAGCCGGCCACCGTCGTCTCGGCGAGGAGCCGGCCGCGGCCGATGATGATGAGTCGTTCGGCGGTCAGCGCCATCTCGCTCATCAGATGGGAGGAGACGAAGACCGTACGGCCTTCGGTGGCGAGGGACTTGAGGAGGTTACGGATCCACAGGACACCCTCCGGGTCGAGGCCGTTGACCGGTTCGTCGAGGATGACCGTGGCCGGGTCGCCGAGCAGGGCGGCGGCGATACCGAGGCGCTGGCCCATGCCGAGGGAGAAGCCCTTCACGCGGTTGTCCGCGACGTCGGTGAGGCCGGTCAGGTCCAGGACGTGCCCGACGCGGGAGCCGGGGATGCCGTGGGTGTGGGCGAGTGCCATCAGATGGTGGTGGGCGGTGCGGCCCGGGTGGACGGCGCGGGCCTCCAGGAGGGCGCCGACCTCGTGGAGCGGAGCGGGGTGCGCGGCGTAGGCGCGGTCGCCGACGGTGACGTTTCCGGCGGTGGGGGCGTCGAGGCCCAGGATCATGCGCATGGTCGTGGATTTGCCGGCGCCGTTGGGGCCGAGGAAGCCGGTGACGGCGCCGGGCTCGACGGTGAAGGTGAGGTCGTCGACGACGGTCTTGCCGGTTCTGCCGCCGTATCGCTTGGTGAGTCCGTTGGCCTTGATCATGGCTTCGACGGTAGGCAGCGGGCGGCTCCGGAACGTCGGACCGGGGGCGGGCATCGCGTACGGGGCGTACTACCCCGGTACGACGAAACCCGTTTGTGCGCGACGGCGGTGGACGCGGAGGATCGCGGAATGGACCAGACGAATCGCGCGGAGCGCGCCGTACCTCTTGTAAAGGCCGAACGCGCCGAACGCGCCGAACGCGCCGAACGCGCCGAACGCGCCGAACGCGCCGAACGCGCCGAACGTGCCGTGCTCGCCGTTCGTGCCGTGCGCACGGACGAATGGGCCGAGGCCAGAGCGTTCCGGCTGGACGCGCTGCGGGATCCGGTCGCGCCGATCGCCTTCCTGGAAACGTATGAGGACGCCGTTCAACGCCCCGATTCCTTCTGGCGTGAGCGGACCGAGCGATCGGCGCGGAGCGCGTCCGTGCGGCAGTTCGTGGCCGGGCTCGCGGACGGCGGGTGGGCCGGTTCGGTGGTGGCGCTGGTCGAGCGGCGGGGCACGGCCGGCGCCTTCGGTGGTCCGAGCGTGTACGACCAGGTGCACATCGTCGCCGTGTACGTACGGCCGGAGCACAGGGGTGCCGGTGTGCTGAAGGAGCTGTTCGACGCCGCCACCGCATGGGCGTGGTCGCTGGAGGAGCCCCGTGTCGAGCGGGTGCGGCTGTATGTGGACGAGCGGAACGGACGGGCGCGCGCCGCGTACCGCAAGCTCGGATTCGAGCCGACCGGGGAGACTGTCCCGGTCGACAACGATCCCTCAGCGCGGGAGTTCGAGCTCGCGGTGCCGTGGCCGCCGGCCTGAGCTGAACGGGATGCCGCACAGGTCGCTGAACCGGTCGGCTCAGGCGGGCAGTTCCTGGTGAGGCCAGCGGTCCCGGCCCTGTTCACGCGAGCGCAGCAGGACGAGAGCGGGCATCCCCTGCTCGTCGCCGTCGGCCAGCAGCTCGGGCAGCGCGGGGAACGGCGCCACCGCGGCCACGTCGTCGAGCACCAGAGTCATTGGTGGGTCGAGCCGACCGGCGGATGACCGTGCGGCCATGCGGCGGCCGTGCTCGACCACGTTCGAGGTGAGAGCGGTGAGCAGCGGCATCGCTCCCGGGCGGGTGCGAGGATCTTCGATCGGCTCACCCACCACGTAGAGCGTTCCCCCCTCGGCACGAAAAGAATCCAACGCGAGCGAGTCGGCGCGATTGGGTGTGCACGCCTCACGGATATGGACGGACGACAGGGAGGCCAGCGCACGGGTCGTCAACTGCTGTGCGATGTGCCGGCGTTCGGGATGCGCCGTGAGCGCGGACTCCAGCAGGCCCGCGAGCCCGGAGGCGGCCTTGGGGTGGGTACGCAGCAGCCTTACGGCCTCGTGGGCGTTGCCGCCCTGCGCCCAGCGGTGCACCTGCTTGAACGGCCGTGAGTCCACGGCCGCGGCGTGCAGCCAGCAGCGCAGCAGGGTCTGTGCCGTGTCGGCCATCGCGGCGTCGAGGCGGGCCAGGGGCCGGACGGGCGCGAGCAGCGCGCAGGCTCGCGCGGCGGCGGTGTCGGCGTCCTCGCAGCCGGAGGCCGGGGACCAGTGGAGCCGGGCCGGGGTGTCGCAGAGGTGGCCGGGGTCGTAGACGAGGACGGGGCCGAGTTTGGCGCGGGCGTCCTTGGTCTCGGCCCAGACGGTGGGGTCGGACGTGACGACGAGCGCGGGGCCCTCGGCGTCCTGGATGGCCTGTACGGCGGCGGGGCGGCGGGCGCGGGGGTCGCCGTAGCGGACATGGGCGTAGGGGGCCGTACGGGGCGCGGGGACGGGTACCGGCGCGACGGCTGCAACGGGTGCGGCTTCGGTTTCGGGTTCGGGGGCCGCGACGGGTGCCTGTTCGACCGCCTGCTCCACGGGGGCGGGGACTTGGGCCGGCGGCTCCGGTGTGCGGGCGGGCGCCTGCCGTACGGGCTCCGCATCCGCGTCGCCGGGCTCCTGCGTACGCTCCCGCTCCCGGAGCCGTACCGTACGCAGCGCCCGCCAGCGGACCACCACGCCCAGCACGAACACCGTCAGCACGGCCGCCACCATCAGCTCGCCGATGAGCAGGCCCCAGAACAGCCCGTATCCGGAGAGCTCGCCCGCCGGGGTGCCCGGCCAGGCGGCGGGCAGGTCGTGCGGCGCCGAGACCAACTGCCTTATGGCCGACGGCGTACGGGCGAAGGTCACCGAGTCCGGCCACGAGCCGTGCGCGAAGATCGCGGCGAGGCCCGTCGCCGTCCACACGAACAGGGTGATCCCGAGCAGGAAGCCGAGCACGCCGAGGATCAGACCGTCCGGGATCCCGCGCTGCGCGCCGGGCCCGGGCCCGCCTCCCGCCGCCATGCCGCTCAAGCCACCGTGGACTCGGAGGACGCGTTCAGCCTCTGCTGTTCCATGAGGATCGCGCGCTGTTCGGCCTCCCACTCGGCGGCTCTCACGTCGTCGGGCAGCCCGCCGGTCATGGCGTCGGCGGCGTCCGAGGCGTCGGACGCCTGGCTGTTCTCCGTCATGGCGCGGTCGGTGAAGACCAGTGGGCGCTCCGCCTCGGTGACCAGGTGTTTGACCACCTGGACATTGCCGTTGACGTCCCACACCGCGATACCGGGCGTCAGGCTCGGGATGATCTCGACCGCCCAGCGCGGCAGCCCGAGCACCTGGCCGGTGGACCGCGCCTCGTCCGCCTTCTGTGCGTAGATCGTCCGGGTCGACGCCATCTTCAGGATGGCGGCGGCCTCCTTCGCGGCGGCGCCGTCGACCACGTCGGAGAGATGGTGGACGACCGCCACGAACGAGAGCCCCAGCCGGCGGCCGAACTTGAGGAGCCGCTGGAAGAGCTGTGCGACGAACGGGGAGTTGATGATGTGCCAGGCCTCCTCGACCAGGAAGATGCGCTTCTTCCGGTCGGGGCGGATCCAGGTGTGCTCCAGCCACACGCCGACGATCGCCATCAGGATCGGCATCGCGATCGAGTTGCGGTCGATGTGCGAGAGGTCGAAGACGATGAGCGGTGAGTCGAGGTCGATGCCGACGGTCGTCGGGCCGTCGAACATGCCGCGCAGGTCACCGTCGACGAGGCGGTCCAGGACGAGGGCGACGTCCAGGCCCCAGGCCCGTACGTCGTCTATGTCCACGTTCATCGCCTCGGCCGACTCCGGCTCCGGGTGGCGCAGTTGCTCCACGATGTCCATCAGGACGGGCTGGCGCTCGGTGATCGTGGCGTGGACGTAGGCGTGCGCGACCTTGAGGGCGAAGCCGGAGCGTTCGTCCAGGCCGTGCCCCATCGCGACCTCGATGATCGTGCGCAGCAGGGCGAGCTGCCCGGTCGTGGTGATCGCCGGGTCGAGCGGGTTGAGCTTGATGCCGCCGTCCAGGGCCGCCATCGGGTCGAGCCGGATGGGGGTTATACCCAGCTCCTGCGCGATGAGGTTCCACTCGCCGGCGCCGTCCTCGCCCTGGGCGTCGAGGACGACGACCTGGCGGTCGCGGAAGCGCAACTGCCGCAGGACGTACGTCTTCTCCAGCGCCGACTTGCCGTTGCCGGACTCGCCGAGGACCAGCCAGTGCGGGGCGGGGAGCTGCTGCCCGTACAGCTGGAAGGGGTCGTAGATGTAGCCCTTGCCGCTGTAGACCTCGCGGCCGATGATGACGCCCGAGTCGCCGAGACCGGGGGCGGCCGTCGGCAGATAGACGGCCTGTGCCTGGCCGGTGGACGTGCGGACCGGCAGCCGGGTGGTCTCCACCTTCCCGAAGAGGAAGGTGGTGAAGGCGTCCGTGAAGGCGGACATGGGATCTCGCATCACAGGCCCCTATCAGCGGCGGTCGGCTTCTGGACGGTTGTCGGCTTGGGGCCGGCGATCGGCTTCTGAATGGCGGTCGGCTCCCGAACGGTGGTCATCGGCGGATGCCGGTCGCGAACGGCAGGGTGTTCACGAACGCCCGGTGGTGCTCGCGGTCGCACCACTCCAGCTTCAGATACGACTTGCCGGCCGACGCCCGGATCGTCCGCTTGTCCCTGGCCAGGGCTTCGGGCGAGCGGGAAGACACCGTGATGTACCCGACGATGTTGACCCCGGCCGCGCCGCTGGCGAGATCTTCACCCCGCTGGTCGAGCCGGCCGTGCGCGGCGATGTCGCGCGGGTCGACGGTGCGGTTCATCTTGGCGGCGCGGCTCGCGTCGGCCTCGTCGTTCGTCTTCTCCGTGAGCATCCGCTCGATGGCGACCTCGGTCGGCTCCAGGTCCATGCAGACCGCGACCGTACGGATCACGTCGGGCGTGTGGACGAGCAGCGGGGCGAGGAAGTTGACGCCGACCGGGGTCATCGGCCACTCCTTCACCCAGGCCGTGGAGTGGCACCAGGGGGCACGGGTGGACGACTCGCGGGTCTTGGCCTGGAGGTAGGTGGGCTCCATGGCGTCCAGCTCGGCAGGCCAGGCGTTTCGTTTCGTCATGGCCTGGATGTGGTCTATGGGGTGGTCCGGGTCGTACATCGAGTGCACGAGGGAGGCCAGCCGGGCCTGCCCGAGCGGCTGCCGGACACGGATGTCGGCCTCGGCGAGACGGGCGCAGATGTCGGTGAGTTCACGCGCCATGACGACGGCGAGCCCGGCGTCCTTGTCGAGCCTGCGTCGCCGGGCGCCCTTGCCGCCGGCGGCCTGGCGGGCCGCGCGGGCCATGGCCTGGCCCTCGGAGGCCAGATCGCGGGTGTAGTGCATGCAGGCCACGAGATAGGCGCGGTGCTGCTCGCTGGAGGTCGAGACCATGGACTGGAGCTGTTCGTACGACTCCTGGAGCCAGCCCGGTGACGCGGAGTCGCCGCGCTGGGCGACGTCCTTGGCGTGCGCGTCGGGGTCGGCGGGGAGAGTACGGGCGAGCATCTGGAGGCGGGTGACGAAGCCGTCCCCGTTGGCGACGTGCTTGAGGAGCGTGCCGAAGCGGTCGACGAGGGCCTCCTGGTCCTCGCTGTCGCGCAGACCGACGCCGGGGCCCTCGATCTCGATGGCGGCGGTGACGGTGCGGCGGTCGGCGTGGAGCAGTACGGCGATCTCGTCCGGACCGAAGGGCGCGGCCAGCCAGTTGATCCGCCCGATACCGGGCGGCGGGCCGATCTCCACCTCACGGCCGTCGGCAGCTGTGCCGGACTCCATGGCGGCGGAGCGGTAGGTGGTGCCGTTGCGCAGGGTCCGCTTGTAACTGCGATTGATCTCGAACCACTTGTAGACGGTGCGGTGCTTGTACGGCACGTACACCACGGCCAGCGCGAGGAGCGGGAACCCGAGGAGCGTCACGATCCGCAGGGACAGGACGGGGACGATGAGCCCGCTCATCATGCCGAGGAACGCGCCGAAGATGATCAGCGCGATCTCGCCGGTCTCACGGTTCTTGCCGACGATCGCGTTCGGCCGGGCGCGGCCGATGAGATACGTACGGCGGGGCGCGATCGGATGGGACTGAATCGTCAACGCCCTGCACCTCCTGTGCTGTTGTTACCGGTTCCGCGATTGCCGTGGCCGCGGCTGCTGTGAGGGGTGCCGCTGGTGGGGCTGCTGGAGCGGGGGGCGGGGGCGGACGAGGGGACGCTGCCACCTCCGCCTCCACCTCCGCCTCCGCCTCCGCCCGAGGAGGGGCGGCTGCTGTGGGCGGCTACGCCGCCGGAGACGGGGTTGGACGGCCGGGCACCGCCGCCGCTGCTGCTCTCGCCGCCACCGCCCCGGCCGCTGTGGGTCTTGATGCCCTGCGAGACGACACCGGCGGGCGAACTGATGACGGCGGCGGCCCGGCCGCCGTCGGTGGACAGCTTGGCGTTGCTGCGGGCGCTCGCGATCTCGTCGCCGAAGCCGGGGACGAAGCGGTAGATCATGGCCGAGGCGAAGATCGCGAGGAGGATGATGGCGAGCCCGGAGACGACGGCCGAGAACGAGTCGGGACCGTCGTCGGACGCCGTGAGCGCGCCGGCGAGGCCGAGGACGATGACGATGACGGGCTTCACCATGATCACCGCGATCATGAGCCCGGCCCAGCGGCGTACGTGCCCCCACATGTTCTTGTCGACGAGCCCGGCGTAGACGACGACGCCGAGGAGGGCGCCGACGTAGAGCAGGATCGCCCGGATGAACAGCTCCAGATAGAGGATGCCGGCGGCGAGGATCGTCACGAGGGACACGACGATGAGCATGATCGGCCCGCCGCCGATCTCGGTGTCCTTCTTCAGCGCCTCGGAGAACGTCCCGAAGAACACATCGGTCTGCCCACTGGTCCCGCTGGCGATGACCTCGGTGACGGCGTCGGTGGCGGAGACGAGCGTGTAGAGGATGAGCGGCGTGAACGCGGAGGCGAGGACGGTCAGCCAGAGGAACCCGATGGCCTCGGAGATGGCGGTGGTCAGGGGGACGCCGCGGATGGCGCGCTTGGCGACGGCGAGGAGCCAGAGGATGAGGGTGAGGATGGTGGCGGCGGCGAAGACGACGGCGTACTGGGAGAGGAAGGCGGTGTTGGTGAAGTCGACCGTGGCGGTCTCCTTCACGGCCTTGGAGAGGGTGTCCACGGTCCACGCGGCGGCGTCGGCGCAGCCACGCGCGAGGGAGGTGAGGGGGTCGAGGGCGCTGGTGGGGTCGTTGGGGGTGTTGCGGCTGCTGCTGCCGGGTTCGCCGTTGTCGCAGAAGTCGCGGGCGGGGCCGGCGATCAGTTCACACGGATCGTCGCTCGCGCTCGGTGACGGTGAAGGTGTC
This window of the Streptomyces niveus genome carries:
- a CDS encoding response regulator, with the translated sequence MTTVLIADDQPLQRLGFRMLLESQDDMTLVGEAGGGAEAVRLIARLHPDVVLMDVRMPGLDGIEATRRIVAAGSRTRVLILTTFDLDEYAYAGLRAGASGFLVKDALPEELLSGIRAVASGDAVVAPSLTRRLLDAYAHRLPTADTAERTTTPPEEPHPGITLLTEREREILTVIGQGWTNAEIASRFHLAESTVKTHVGRVLAKTGSRDRVQAVILAYEAKLVSPS
- a CDS encoding sensor histidine kinase, translating into MYDGGTEGGVDGGNRSLTQLINRAAQRISGFDASHPIVWDLLLTGCLLIAGAVDLAGGGWRSVAPNPDVPTWAAAVCTVGFPLTVPSRRTRPLAMLLATLPFALLQAWSGAGLQIATFCQLIVVFNIALRLPTRQLALSAVLLAVPLVVGAARFPEDGWAVPLQSSLTSYAVVAMLGIVVRTRQEYTASLRERARQLEIERDQQAQLAAAAERTRIAREMHDILGHNLSVITGLADGGSYAAGKNPQRATEALDAIATTSRQALTELRRLLGILQNDAPHATPAELTPQPGLGELDQLIDGVRAAGLPVHVTVTGDLETAPTGCQLTLYRVVQEALTNTLKHGGPDATARVTLSRTPEAITAEITDTGKPTAPTGPGGRGITGMRERTALYAGTLDVGPLPPPDGGWRVHLYLPNDEDQRL
- a CDS encoding ABC transporter permease subunit is translated as MSTARITPDSTVVGPARTGVTPGRVLRSEWHKFWTLRSTWVTLSATSLLVLGTGLVMAVGHEPDGGGSGGVGDPVVLPLIGIQFGQIILTVLGVLFSAGEYSTGMIRASLTAVPKRLPVLWAKAAVFTAVTLVIGTVTVFTTFLLAQLFLSDTDMGASLTDPGIARAVAGTAVALTLLGVLGLGLGALLRSVPGAIGAFFAGVVILPEVLSAVPSDAVRSAVAYFPARASESLGAVRQIDGGLSDGTALLTLCLWAAAALGAAGWLLKRRDV
- a CDS encoding ATP-binding cassette domain-containing protein → MIKANGLTKRYGGRTGKTVVDDLTFTVEPGAVTGFLGPNGAGKSTTMRMILGLDAPTAGNVTVGDRAYAAHPAPLHEVGALLEARAVHPGRTAHHHLMALAHTHGIPGSRVGHVLDLTGLTDVADNRVKGFSLGMGQRLGIAAALLGDPATVILDEPVNGLDPEGVLWIRNLLKSLATEGRTVFVSSHLMSEMALTAERLIIIGRGRLLAETTVAGFVRDSGIAAMRVVSPDAATLAALLAGPGVEIAPGAGPGELDVRGVDGEHIGRIAAAHAVPVYELTPRTASLEQAFMDLTRDEVEYQAGGAGHDALTGAAA
- a CDS encoding GNAT family N-acetyltransferase — translated: MDQTNRAERAVPLVKAERAERAERAERAERAERAERAERAVLAVRAVRTDEWAEARAFRLDALRDPVAPIAFLETYEDAVQRPDSFWRERTERSARSASVRQFVAGLADGGWAGSVVALVERRGTAGAFGGPSVYDQVHIVAVYVRPEHRGAGVLKELFDAATAWAWSLEEPRVERVRLYVDERNGRARAAYRKLGFEPTGETVPVDNDPSAREFELAVPWPPA
- a CDS encoding type IV secretory system conjugative DNA transfer family protein, yielding MAAGGGPGPGAQRGIPDGLILGVLGFLLGITLFVWTATGLAAIFAHGSWPDSVTFARTPSAIRQLVSAPHDLPAAWPGTPAGELSGYGLFWGLLIGELMVAAVLTVFVLGVVVRWRALRTVRLRERERTQEPGDADAEPVRQAPARTPEPPAQVPAPVEQAVEQAPVAAPEPETEAAPVAAVAPVPVPAPRTAPYAHVRYGDPRARRPAAVQAIQDAEGPALVVTSDPTVWAETKDARAKLGPVLVYDPGHLCDTPARLHWSPASGCEDADTAAARACALLAPVRPLARLDAAMADTAQTLLRCWLHAAAVDSRPFKQVHRWAQGGNAHEAVRLLRTHPKAASGLAGLLESALTAHPERRHIAQQLTTRALASLSSVHIREACTPNRADSLALDSFRAEGGTLYVVGEPIEDPRTRPGAMPLLTALTSNVVEHGRRMAARSSAGRLDPPMTLVLDDVAAVAPFPALPELLADGDEQGMPALVLLRSREQGRDRWPHQELPA
- a CDS encoding ATP-binding protein translates to MRDPMSAFTDAFTTFLFGKVETTRLPVRTSTGQAQAVYLPTAAPGLGDSGVIIGREVYSGKGYIYDPFQLYGQQLPAPHWLVLGESGNGKSALEKTYVLRQLRFRDRQVVVLDAQGEDGAGEWNLIAQELGITPIRLDPMAALDGGIKLNPLDPAITTTGQLALLRTIIEVAMGHGLDERSGFALKVAHAYVHATITERQPVLMDIVEQLRHPEPESAEAMNVDIDDVRAWGLDVALVLDRLVDGDLRGMFDGPTTVGIDLDSPLIVFDLSHIDRNSIAMPILMAIVGVWLEHTWIRPDRKKRIFLVEEAWHIINSPFVAQLFQRLLKFGRRLGLSFVAVVHHLSDVVDGAAAKEAAAILKMASTRTIYAQKADEARSTGQVLGLPRWAVEIIPSLTPGIAVWDVNGNVQVVKHLVTEAERPLVFTDRAMTENSQASDASDAADAMTGGLPDDVRAAEWEAEQRAILMEQQRLNASSESTVA